Proteins encoded within one genomic window of Stigmatopora argus isolate UIUO_Sarg chromosome 21, RoL_Sarg_1.0, whole genome shotgun sequence:
- the LOC144066955 gene encoding myocyte-specific enhancer factor 2D homolog isoform X2, whose amino-acid sequence MGRKKIQIQRITDERNKQVTFTKRKFGLMKKAYELSVLCDCEIALIIFNHANKLFQYASTDMDKVLLKYTEYNEPHESRTNADIIETLRKKGFNGCDSPEPDGDDSVDQSPLNDDKFRKTTEDLDVLFKRYGSTAPPQTFSMPVAVQASNPSPLQFSNPGNALVTTSYVTASSLADTHLLSPQQPPPPRNTVSPGLPQRPASAGALLGGDLNNSNGGCPSPVPNGYASARASPGLLSVSNGNSLGKAAPAKSPPPPPAAGPQVVGGRKPDLRVITSQGGKSLMQMTEDELDLVNENAQRLAVGAQVAQVAQTLSTPVVSVATPSLLAQGLPFSAMPTAYNTEYQLTSADITALNALASPGGLLPASMASWQPQQQPPPPLPQQSVVSQSQQINLASLSNLVMWGVDKQSSELSSQVSSLAANLSLGSSSNLLLGRDEWLGRPVAHIPQGAMLTVNTSGGGVSIKSEPVSPGRDRSTPCPPPAPPPSSSGASLTAPPQYPGSLLCLEPPTGRSPADSVSSNASSFEGSDREDTGGGGGGGPSNNNNPGAIAGQGRSDFSPSPEQEGGNIKRMRLDAWVT is encoded by the exons ATGGGTAGGAAAAAGATTCAGATTCAGCGGATCACCGACGAAAGAAACAAGCAG GTGACCTTCACCAAGCGCAAGTTTGGCCTCATGAAGAAGGCGTACGAACTGAGCGTGCTGTGCGACTGCGAGATCGCGCTCATCATCTTCAACCACGCCAACAAGCTCTTCCAGTACGCCAGCACCGACATGGACAAGGTTCTGCTCAAGTACACCGAGTACAACGAGCCCCACGAGAGTCGCACCAACGCCGACATCATCGAG ACTCTGCGAAAGAAAGGCTTTAACGGTTGCGACAGTCCGGAGCCCGACGGCGACGACTCGGTGGATCAGAGTCCCCTGAACGACGACAAGTTCCGCAAGACCACGGAGGACCTGGACGTCCTCTTTAAGCGCTACGGA TCCACGGCTCCCCCGCAGACCTTCAGCATGCCCGTGGCGGTGCAGGCGTCCAATCCCAGCCCGCTGCAGTTCAGCAACCCCGGTAACGCCCTGGTAACTACCTCCTACGTGACGGCGTCGTCGCTCGCCGACACCCACCTGCTGTCGCCGCAGCAACCGCCTCCTCCCAGGAACACCGTGTCTCCCGGGTTGCCGCAGCGACCGGCCAGCGCAG GTGCACTTCTGGGAGGCGATCTGAATAATTCAAACGGCGGGTGTCCGAGTCCAGTCC CTAACGGCTACGCCAGCGCCAGGGCCTCGCCGGGCCTCCTCTCCGTCTCCAACGGCAACAGCTTGGGCAAGGCGGCCCCGGCCAAGTCGCCCCCGCCGCCCCCGGCCGCCGGCCCCCAGGTGGTGGGCGGCCGAAAGCCGGACCTCCGCGTCATCACCTCTCAGGGCGGGAAGAGCCTCATGCAGATG ACAGAGGATGAGCTGGACTTGGTCAACGAG AACGCTCAACGTCTGGCAGTGGGCGCCCAGGTGGCCCAGGTGGCCCAGACCCTCAGCACGCCGGTGGTGTCGGTGGCCACACCCAGTTTACTGGCACAAGGGCTGCCATTCTCGGCCATGCCCACGGCGTACAACACag agTACCAGCTGACGAGCGCCGACATCACGGCACTGAACGCCCTGGCGTCTCCGGGTGGCTTGCTGCCCGCCAGCATGGCGTCGTGGCAGCCTCAGCagcagccgccgccgccactgCCGCAGCAGTCCGTGGTCTCGCAGTCGCAGCAAATCAACCTGGCGTCGCTCAGCAACTTGGT CATGTGGGGCGTGGACAAACAGAGCAGCGAGCTGTCTAGCCAAGTTTCCAGTCTGGCCGCCAATCTGAG TCTGGGCTCTTCGTCCAACCTGCTCTTGGGTAGAGATGAGTGGTTGGGCCG GCCCGTGGCGCACATACCTCAAGGCGCCATGTTGACGGTCAACaccagcggcggcggcgtcagCATCAAGTCGGAGCCGGTGTCGCCGGGCCGGGATCGGAGCACCCCCTGCCCTCCCCCGGCGCCGCCGCCATCGTCCTCCGGCGCCTCCCTGACGGCGCCGCCCCAATACCCGGGCTCGCTTCTGTGCCTGGAGCCGCCCACGGGACGCTCGCCCGCCGACAGCGTGAGCAGCAACGCCAGCTCCTTCGAAGGCAGCGACCGCGAAGAcacgggcggcggcggcggtggcggcccgagcaacaacaacaaccccgGCGCCATCGCAGGGCAGGGCCGCTCTGACTTCAGCCCCTCGCCGGAGCAAGAAGGAGGCAACATCAAGAGGATGAGATTGGACGCCTGGGTGACCTAA
- the LOC144066955 gene encoding myocyte-specific enhancer factor 2D homolog isoform X1, translated as MGRKKIQIQRITDERNKQVTFTKRKFGLMKKAYELSVLCDCEIALIIFNHANKLFQYASTDMDKVLLKYTEYNEPHESRTNADIIETLRKKGFNGCDSPEPDGDDSVDQSPLNDDKFRKTTEDLDVLFKRYGQSTAPPQTFSMPVAVQASNPSPLQFSNPGNALVTTSYVTASSLADTHLLSPQQPPPPRNTVSPGLPQRPASAGALLGGDLNNSNGGCPSPVPNGYASARASPGLLSVSNGNSLGKAAPAKSPPPPPAAGPQVVGGRKPDLRVITSQGGKSLMQMTEDELDLVNENAQRLAVGAQVAQVAQTLSTPVVSVATPSLLAQGLPFSAMPTAYNTEYQLTSADITALNALASPGGLLPASMASWQPQQQPPPPLPQQSVVSQSQQINLASLSNLVMWGVDKQSSELSSQVSSLAANLSLGSSSNLLLGRDEWLGRPVAHIPQGAMLTVNTSGGGVSIKSEPVSPGRDRSTPCPPPAPPPSSSGASLTAPPQYPGSLLCLEPPTGRSPADSVSSNASSFEGSDREDTGGGGGGGPSNNNNPGAIAGQGRSDFSPSPEQEGGNIKRMRLDAWVT; from the exons ATGGGTAGGAAAAAGATTCAGATTCAGCGGATCACCGACGAAAGAAACAAGCAG GTGACCTTCACCAAGCGCAAGTTTGGCCTCATGAAGAAGGCGTACGAACTGAGCGTGCTGTGCGACTGCGAGATCGCGCTCATCATCTTCAACCACGCCAACAAGCTCTTCCAGTACGCCAGCACCGACATGGACAAGGTTCTGCTCAAGTACACCGAGTACAACGAGCCCCACGAGAGTCGCACCAACGCCGACATCATCGAG ACTCTGCGAAAGAAAGGCTTTAACGGTTGCGACAGTCCGGAGCCCGACGGCGACGACTCGGTGGATCAGAGTCCCCTGAACGACGACAAGTTCCGCAAGACCACGGAGGACCTGGACGTCCTCTTTAAGCGCTACGGA CAGTCCACGGCTCCCCCGCAGACCTTCAGCATGCCCGTGGCGGTGCAGGCGTCCAATCCCAGCCCGCTGCAGTTCAGCAACCCCGGTAACGCCCTGGTAACTACCTCCTACGTGACGGCGTCGTCGCTCGCCGACACCCACCTGCTGTCGCCGCAGCAACCGCCTCCTCCCAGGAACACCGTGTCTCCCGGGTTGCCGCAGCGACCGGCCAGCGCAG GTGCACTTCTGGGAGGCGATCTGAATAATTCAAACGGCGGGTGTCCGAGTCCAGTCC CTAACGGCTACGCCAGCGCCAGGGCCTCGCCGGGCCTCCTCTCCGTCTCCAACGGCAACAGCTTGGGCAAGGCGGCCCCGGCCAAGTCGCCCCCGCCGCCCCCGGCCGCCGGCCCCCAGGTGGTGGGCGGCCGAAAGCCGGACCTCCGCGTCATCACCTCTCAGGGCGGGAAGAGCCTCATGCAGATG ACAGAGGATGAGCTGGACTTGGTCAACGAG AACGCTCAACGTCTGGCAGTGGGCGCCCAGGTGGCCCAGGTGGCCCAGACCCTCAGCACGCCGGTGGTGTCGGTGGCCACACCCAGTTTACTGGCACAAGGGCTGCCATTCTCGGCCATGCCCACGGCGTACAACACag agTACCAGCTGACGAGCGCCGACATCACGGCACTGAACGCCCTGGCGTCTCCGGGTGGCTTGCTGCCCGCCAGCATGGCGTCGTGGCAGCCTCAGCagcagccgccgccgccactgCCGCAGCAGTCCGTGGTCTCGCAGTCGCAGCAAATCAACCTGGCGTCGCTCAGCAACTTGGT CATGTGGGGCGTGGACAAACAGAGCAGCGAGCTGTCTAGCCAAGTTTCCAGTCTGGCCGCCAATCTGAG TCTGGGCTCTTCGTCCAACCTGCTCTTGGGTAGAGATGAGTGGTTGGGCCG GCCCGTGGCGCACATACCTCAAGGCGCCATGTTGACGGTCAACaccagcggcggcggcgtcagCATCAAGTCGGAGCCGGTGTCGCCGGGCCGGGATCGGAGCACCCCCTGCCCTCCCCCGGCGCCGCCGCCATCGTCCTCCGGCGCCTCCCTGACGGCGCCGCCCCAATACCCGGGCTCGCTTCTGTGCCTGGAGCCGCCCACGGGACGCTCGCCCGCCGACAGCGTGAGCAGCAACGCCAGCTCCTTCGAAGGCAGCGACCGCGAAGAcacgggcggcggcggcggtggcggcccgagcaacaacaacaaccccgGCGCCATCGCAGGGCAGGGCCGCTCTGACTTCAGCCCCTCGCCGGAGCAAGAAGGAGGCAACATCAAGAGGATGAGATTGGACGCCTGGGTGACCTAA
- the LOC144066955 gene encoding myocyte-specific enhancer factor 2D homolog isoform X4, with the protein MGRKKIQIQRITDERNKQVTFTKRKFGLMKKAYELSVLCDCEIALIIFNHANKLFQYASTDMDKVLLKYTEYNEPHESRTNADIIETLRKKGFNGCDSPEPDGDDSVDQSPLNDDKFRKTTEDLDVLFKRYGQSTAPPQTFSMPVAVQASNPSPLQFSNPGNALVTTSYVTASSLADTHLLSPQQPPPPRNTVSPGLPQRPASAGALLGGDLNNSNGGCPSPVPNGYASARASPGLLSVSNGNSLGKAAPAKSPPPPPAAGPQVVGGRKPDLRVITSQGGKSLMQMTEDELDLVNENAQRLAVGAQVAQVAQTLSTPVVSVATPSLLAQGLPFSAMPTAYNTEYQLTSADITALNALASPGGLLPASMASWQPQQQPPPPLPQQSVVSQSQQINLASLSNLVMWGVDKQSSELSSQVSSLAANLRPVAHIPQGAMLTVNTSGGGVSIKSEPVSPGRDRSTPCPPPAPPPSSSGASLTAPPQYPGSLLCLEPPTGRSPADSVSSNASSFEGSDREDTGGGGGGGPSNNNNPGAIAGQGRSDFSPSPEQEGGNIKRMRLDAWVT; encoded by the exons ATGGGTAGGAAAAAGATTCAGATTCAGCGGATCACCGACGAAAGAAACAAGCAG GTGACCTTCACCAAGCGCAAGTTTGGCCTCATGAAGAAGGCGTACGAACTGAGCGTGCTGTGCGACTGCGAGATCGCGCTCATCATCTTCAACCACGCCAACAAGCTCTTCCAGTACGCCAGCACCGACATGGACAAGGTTCTGCTCAAGTACACCGAGTACAACGAGCCCCACGAGAGTCGCACCAACGCCGACATCATCGAG ACTCTGCGAAAGAAAGGCTTTAACGGTTGCGACAGTCCGGAGCCCGACGGCGACGACTCGGTGGATCAGAGTCCCCTGAACGACGACAAGTTCCGCAAGACCACGGAGGACCTGGACGTCCTCTTTAAGCGCTACGGA CAGTCCACGGCTCCCCCGCAGACCTTCAGCATGCCCGTGGCGGTGCAGGCGTCCAATCCCAGCCCGCTGCAGTTCAGCAACCCCGGTAACGCCCTGGTAACTACCTCCTACGTGACGGCGTCGTCGCTCGCCGACACCCACCTGCTGTCGCCGCAGCAACCGCCTCCTCCCAGGAACACCGTGTCTCCCGGGTTGCCGCAGCGACCGGCCAGCGCAG GTGCACTTCTGGGAGGCGATCTGAATAATTCAAACGGCGGGTGTCCGAGTCCAGTCC CTAACGGCTACGCCAGCGCCAGGGCCTCGCCGGGCCTCCTCTCCGTCTCCAACGGCAACAGCTTGGGCAAGGCGGCCCCGGCCAAGTCGCCCCCGCCGCCCCCGGCCGCCGGCCCCCAGGTGGTGGGCGGCCGAAAGCCGGACCTCCGCGTCATCACCTCTCAGGGCGGGAAGAGCCTCATGCAGATG ACAGAGGATGAGCTGGACTTGGTCAACGAG AACGCTCAACGTCTGGCAGTGGGCGCCCAGGTGGCCCAGGTGGCCCAGACCCTCAGCACGCCGGTGGTGTCGGTGGCCACACCCAGTTTACTGGCACAAGGGCTGCCATTCTCGGCCATGCCCACGGCGTACAACACag agTACCAGCTGACGAGCGCCGACATCACGGCACTGAACGCCCTGGCGTCTCCGGGTGGCTTGCTGCCCGCCAGCATGGCGTCGTGGCAGCCTCAGCagcagccgccgccgccactgCCGCAGCAGTCCGTGGTCTCGCAGTCGCAGCAAATCAACCTGGCGTCGCTCAGCAACTTGGT CATGTGGGGCGTGGACAAACAGAGCAGCGAGCTGTCTAGCCAAGTTTCCAGTCTGGCCGCCAATCTGAG GCCCGTGGCGCACATACCTCAAGGCGCCATGTTGACGGTCAACaccagcggcggcggcgtcagCATCAAGTCGGAGCCGGTGTCGCCGGGCCGGGATCGGAGCACCCCCTGCCCTCCCCCGGCGCCGCCGCCATCGTCCTCCGGCGCCTCCCTGACGGCGCCGCCCCAATACCCGGGCTCGCTTCTGTGCCTGGAGCCGCCCACGGGACGCTCGCCCGCCGACAGCGTGAGCAGCAACGCCAGCTCCTTCGAAGGCAGCGACCGCGAAGAcacgggcggcggcggcggtggcggcccgagcaacaacaacaaccccgGCGCCATCGCAGGGCAGGGCCGCTCTGACTTCAGCCCCTCGCCGGAGCAAGAAGGAGGCAACATCAAGAGGATGAGATTGGACGCCTGGGTGACCTAA
- the LOC144066955 gene encoding myocyte-specific enhancer factor 2D homolog isoform X6, translating to MGRKKIQIQRITDERNKQVTFTKRKFGLMKKAYELSVLCDCEIALIIFNHANKLFQYASTDMDKVLLKYTEYNEPHESRTNADIIETLRKKGFNGCDSPEPDGDDSVDQSPLNDDKFRKTTEDLDVLFKRYGSTAPPQTFSMPVAVQASNPSPLQFSNPGNALVTTSYVTASSLADTHLLSPQQPPPPRNTVSPGLPQRPASAGALLGGDLNNSNGGCPSPVPNGYASARASPGLLSVSNGNSLGKAAPAKSPPPPPAAGPQVVGGRKPDLRVITSQGGKSLMQMTEDELDLVNENAQRLAVGAQVAQVAQTLSTPVVSVATPSLLAQGLPFSAMPTAYNTEYQLTSADITALNALASPGGLLPASMASWQPQQQPPPPLPQQSVVSQSQQINLASLSNLVPVAHIPQGAMLTVNTSGGGVSIKSEPVSPGRDRSTPCPPPAPPPSSSGASLTAPPQYPGSLLCLEPPTGRSPADSVSSNASSFEGSDREDTGGGGGGGPSNNNNPGAIAGQGRSDFSPSPEQEGGNIKRMRLDAWVT from the exons ATGGGTAGGAAAAAGATTCAGATTCAGCGGATCACCGACGAAAGAAACAAGCAG GTGACCTTCACCAAGCGCAAGTTTGGCCTCATGAAGAAGGCGTACGAACTGAGCGTGCTGTGCGACTGCGAGATCGCGCTCATCATCTTCAACCACGCCAACAAGCTCTTCCAGTACGCCAGCACCGACATGGACAAGGTTCTGCTCAAGTACACCGAGTACAACGAGCCCCACGAGAGTCGCACCAACGCCGACATCATCGAG ACTCTGCGAAAGAAAGGCTTTAACGGTTGCGACAGTCCGGAGCCCGACGGCGACGACTCGGTGGATCAGAGTCCCCTGAACGACGACAAGTTCCGCAAGACCACGGAGGACCTGGACGTCCTCTTTAAGCGCTACGGA TCCACGGCTCCCCCGCAGACCTTCAGCATGCCCGTGGCGGTGCAGGCGTCCAATCCCAGCCCGCTGCAGTTCAGCAACCCCGGTAACGCCCTGGTAACTACCTCCTACGTGACGGCGTCGTCGCTCGCCGACACCCACCTGCTGTCGCCGCAGCAACCGCCTCCTCCCAGGAACACCGTGTCTCCCGGGTTGCCGCAGCGACCGGCCAGCGCAG GTGCACTTCTGGGAGGCGATCTGAATAATTCAAACGGCGGGTGTCCGAGTCCAGTCC CTAACGGCTACGCCAGCGCCAGGGCCTCGCCGGGCCTCCTCTCCGTCTCCAACGGCAACAGCTTGGGCAAGGCGGCCCCGGCCAAGTCGCCCCCGCCGCCCCCGGCCGCCGGCCCCCAGGTGGTGGGCGGCCGAAAGCCGGACCTCCGCGTCATCACCTCTCAGGGCGGGAAGAGCCTCATGCAGATG ACAGAGGATGAGCTGGACTTGGTCAACGAG AACGCTCAACGTCTGGCAGTGGGCGCCCAGGTGGCCCAGGTGGCCCAGACCCTCAGCACGCCGGTGGTGTCGGTGGCCACACCCAGTTTACTGGCACAAGGGCTGCCATTCTCGGCCATGCCCACGGCGTACAACACag agTACCAGCTGACGAGCGCCGACATCACGGCACTGAACGCCCTGGCGTCTCCGGGTGGCTTGCTGCCCGCCAGCATGGCGTCGTGGCAGCCTCAGCagcagccgccgccgccactgCCGCAGCAGTCCGTGGTCTCGCAGTCGCAGCAAATCAACCTGGCGTCGCTCAGCAACTTGGT GCCCGTGGCGCACATACCTCAAGGCGCCATGTTGACGGTCAACaccagcggcggcggcgtcagCATCAAGTCGGAGCCGGTGTCGCCGGGCCGGGATCGGAGCACCCCCTGCCCTCCCCCGGCGCCGCCGCCATCGTCCTCCGGCGCCTCCCTGACGGCGCCGCCCCAATACCCGGGCTCGCTTCTGTGCCTGGAGCCGCCCACGGGACGCTCGCCCGCCGACAGCGTGAGCAGCAACGCCAGCTCCTTCGAAGGCAGCGACCGCGAAGAcacgggcggcggcggcggtggcggcccgagcaacaacaacaaccccgGCGCCATCGCAGGGCAGGGCCGCTCTGACTTCAGCCCCTCGCCGGAGCAAGAAGGAGGCAACATCAAGAGGATGAGATTGGACGCCTGGGTGACCTAA
- the LOC144066955 gene encoding myocyte-specific enhancer factor 2D homolog isoform X3, with protein sequence MGRKKIQIQRITDERNKQVTFTKRKFGLMKKAYELSVLCDCEIALIIFNHANKLFQYASTDMDKVLLKYTEYNEPHESRTNADIIETLRKKGFNGCDSPEPDGDDSVDQSPLNDDKFRKTTEDLDVLFKRYGQSTAPPQTFSMPVAVQASNPSPLQFSNPGNALVTTSYVTASSLADTHLLSPQQPPPPRNTVSPGLPQRPASAGALLGGDLNNSNGGCPSPVPNGYASARASPGLLSVSNGNSLGKAAPAKSPPPPPAAGPQVVGGRKPDLRVITSQGGKSLMQMNAQRLAVGAQVAQVAQTLSTPVVSVATPSLLAQGLPFSAMPTAYNTEYQLTSADITALNALASPGGLLPASMASWQPQQQPPPPLPQQSVVSQSQQINLASLSNLVMWGVDKQSSELSSQVSSLAANLSLGSSSNLLLGRDEWLGRPVAHIPQGAMLTVNTSGGGVSIKSEPVSPGRDRSTPCPPPAPPPSSSGASLTAPPQYPGSLLCLEPPTGRSPADSVSSNASSFEGSDREDTGGGGGGGPSNNNNPGAIAGQGRSDFSPSPEQEGGNIKRMRLDAWVT encoded by the exons ATGGGTAGGAAAAAGATTCAGATTCAGCGGATCACCGACGAAAGAAACAAGCAG GTGACCTTCACCAAGCGCAAGTTTGGCCTCATGAAGAAGGCGTACGAACTGAGCGTGCTGTGCGACTGCGAGATCGCGCTCATCATCTTCAACCACGCCAACAAGCTCTTCCAGTACGCCAGCACCGACATGGACAAGGTTCTGCTCAAGTACACCGAGTACAACGAGCCCCACGAGAGTCGCACCAACGCCGACATCATCGAG ACTCTGCGAAAGAAAGGCTTTAACGGTTGCGACAGTCCGGAGCCCGACGGCGACGACTCGGTGGATCAGAGTCCCCTGAACGACGACAAGTTCCGCAAGACCACGGAGGACCTGGACGTCCTCTTTAAGCGCTACGGA CAGTCCACGGCTCCCCCGCAGACCTTCAGCATGCCCGTGGCGGTGCAGGCGTCCAATCCCAGCCCGCTGCAGTTCAGCAACCCCGGTAACGCCCTGGTAACTACCTCCTACGTGACGGCGTCGTCGCTCGCCGACACCCACCTGCTGTCGCCGCAGCAACCGCCTCCTCCCAGGAACACCGTGTCTCCCGGGTTGCCGCAGCGACCGGCCAGCGCAG GTGCACTTCTGGGAGGCGATCTGAATAATTCAAACGGCGGGTGTCCGAGTCCAGTCC CTAACGGCTACGCCAGCGCCAGGGCCTCGCCGGGCCTCCTCTCCGTCTCCAACGGCAACAGCTTGGGCAAGGCGGCCCCGGCCAAGTCGCCCCCGCCGCCCCCGGCCGCCGGCCCCCAGGTGGTGGGCGGCCGAAAGCCGGACCTCCGCGTCATCACCTCTCAGGGCGGGAAGAGCCTCATGCAGATG AACGCTCAACGTCTGGCAGTGGGCGCCCAGGTGGCCCAGGTGGCCCAGACCCTCAGCACGCCGGTGGTGTCGGTGGCCACACCCAGTTTACTGGCACAAGGGCTGCCATTCTCGGCCATGCCCACGGCGTACAACACag agTACCAGCTGACGAGCGCCGACATCACGGCACTGAACGCCCTGGCGTCTCCGGGTGGCTTGCTGCCCGCCAGCATGGCGTCGTGGCAGCCTCAGCagcagccgccgccgccactgCCGCAGCAGTCCGTGGTCTCGCAGTCGCAGCAAATCAACCTGGCGTCGCTCAGCAACTTGGT CATGTGGGGCGTGGACAAACAGAGCAGCGAGCTGTCTAGCCAAGTTTCCAGTCTGGCCGCCAATCTGAG TCTGGGCTCTTCGTCCAACCTGCTCTTGGGTAGAGATGAGTGGTTGGGCCG GCCCGTGGCGCACATACCTCAAGGCGCCATGTTGACGGTCAACaccagcggcggcggcgtcagCATCAAGTCGGAGCCGGTGTCGCCGGGCCGGGATCGGAGCACCCCCTGCCCTCCCCCGGCGCCGCCGCCATCGTCCTCCGGCGCCTCCCTGACGGCGCCGCCCCAATACCCGGGCTCGCTTCTGTGCCTGGAGCCGCCCACGGGACGCTCGCCCGCCGACAGCGTGAGCAGCAACGCCAGCTCCTTCGAAGGCAGCGACCGCGAAGAcacgggcggcggcggcggtggcggcccgagcaacaacaacaaccccgGCGCCATCGCAGGGCAGGGCCGCTCTGACTTCAGCCCCTCGCCGGAGCAAGAAGGAGGCAACATCAAGAGGATGAGATTGGACGCCTGGGTGACCTAA
- the LOC144066955 gene encoding myocyte-specific enhancer factor 2D homolog isoform X7: MGRKKIQIQRITDERNKQVTFTKRKFGLMKKAYELSVLCDCEIALIIFNHANKLFQYASTDMDKVLLKYTEYNEPHESRTNADIIETLRKKGFNGCDSPEPDGDDSVDQSPLNDDKFRKTTEDLDVLFKRYGSTAPPQTFSMPVAVQASNPSPLQFSNPGNALVTTSYVTASSLADTHLLSPQQPPPPRNTVSPGLPQRPASAGALLGGDLNNSNGGCPSPVPNGYASARASPGLLSVSNGNSLGKAAPAKSPPPPPAAGPQVVGGRKPDLRVITSQGGKSLMQMNAQRLAVGAQVAQVAQTLSTPVVSVATPSLLAQGLPFSAMPTAYNTEYQLTSADITALNALASPGGLLPASMASWQPQQQPPPPLPQQSVVSQSQQINLASLSNLVPVAHIPQGAMLTVNTSGGGVSIKSEPVSPGRDRSTPCPPPAPPPSSSGASLTAPPQYPGSLLCLEPPTGRSPADSVSSNASSFEGSDREDTGGGGGGGPSNNNNPGAIAGQGRSDFSPSPEQEGGNIKRMRLDAWVT, from the exons ATGGGTAGGAAAAAGATTCAGATTCAGCGGATCACCGACGAAAGAAACAAGCAG GTGACCTTCACCAAGCGCAAGTTTGGCCTCATGAAGAAGGCGTACGAACTGAGCGTGCTGTGCGACTGCGAGATCGCGCTCATCATCTTCAACCACGCCAACAAGCTCTTCCAGTACGCCAGCACCGACATGGACAAGGTTCTGCTCAAGTACACCGAGTACAACGAGCCCCACGAGAGTCGCACCAACGCCGACATCATCGAG ACTCTGCGAAAGAAAGGCTTTAACGGTTGCGACAGTCCGGAGCCCGACGGCGACGACTCGGTGGATCAGAGTCCCCTGAACGACGACAAGTTCCGCAAGACCACGGAGGACCTGGACGTCCTCTTTAAGCGCTACGGA TCCACGGCTCCCCCGCAGACCTTCAGCATGCCCGTGGCGGTGCAGGCGTCCAATCCCAGCCCGCTGCAGTTCAGCAACCCCGGTAACGCCCTGGTAACTACCTCCTACGTGACGGCGTCGTCGCTCGCCGACACCCACCTGCTGTCGCCGCAGCAACCGCCTCCTCCCAGGAACACCGTGTCTCCCGGGTTGCCGCAGCGACCGGCCAGCGCAG GTGCACTTCTGGGAGGCGATCTGAATAATTCAAACGGCGGGTGTCCGAGTCCAGTCC CTAACGGCTACGCCAGCGCCAGGGCCTCGCCGGGCCTCCTCTCCGTCTCCAACGGCAACAGCTTGGGCAAGGCGGCCCCGGCCAAGTCGCCCCCGCCGCCCCCGGCCGCCGGCCCCCAGGTGGTGGGCGGCCGAAAGCCGGACCTCCGCGTCATCACCTCTCAGGGCGGGAAGAGCCTCATGCAGATG AACGCTCAACGTCTGGCAGTGGGCGCCCAGGTGGCCCAGGTGGCCCAGACCCTCAGCACGCCGGTGGTGTCGGTGGCCACACCCAGTTTACTGGCACAAGGGCTGCCATTCTCGGCCATGCCCACGGCGTACAACACag agTACCAGCTGACGAGCGCCGACATCACGGCACTGAACGCCCTGGCGTCTCCGGGTGGCTTGCTGCCCGCCAGCATGGCGTCGTGGCAGCCTCAGCagcagccgccgccgccactgCCGCAGCAGTCCGTGGTCTCGCAGTCGCAGCAAATCAACCTGGCGTCGCTCAGCAACTTGGT GCCCGTGGCGCACATACCTCAAGGCGCCATGTTGACGGTCAACaccagcggcggcggcgtcagCATCAAGTCGGAGCCGGTGTCGCCGGGCCGGGATCGGAGCACCCCCTGCCCTCCCCCGGCGCCGCCGCCATCGTCCTCCGGCGCCTCCCTGACGGCGCCGCCCCAATACCCGGGCTCGCTTCTGTGCCTGGAGCCGCCCACGGGACGCTCGCCCGCCGACAGCGTGAGCAGCAACGCCAGCTCCTTCGAAGGCAGCGACCGCGAAGAcacgggcggcggcggcggtggcggcccgagcaacaacaacaaccccgGCGCCATCGCAGGGCAGGGCCGCTCTGACTTCAGCCCCTCGCCGGAGCAAGAAGGAGGCAACATCAAGAGGATGAGATTGGACGCCTGGGTGACCTAA